In Picosynechococcus sp. PCC 7002, the following are encoded in one genomic region:
- a CDS encoding valine--pyruvate transaminase, with protein MSQAPLLSKFGTQMSRLTGVRAIMKDIIDTLKAGAGQDFINLSAGNPVIIPEVEQLWRDCTNDLLNSPEYGEVVCRYGSSQGYEPLIEAIATDFNQRYGLNLTGENILITPGSQSLYFLAANAFGGYDHVGQLKSIILPLSPDYTGYGGVSLYPEAIRAFKPSLDIDQVNHRFKYRPDFSQLNIDENTGCVIFSRPCNPTGNVLSDEEAEKIADLAAVHDVPVFIDSAYAPPFPALNFTEMKPLFGGNVIHCLSLSKAGLPGERVGIAIGEPRFIGVLQAFLTNACIHSSRYGQAIAARAIQSGALANIAETVIRPYYQNKIQILEAALDRAMPKDVPWYLHRGEGAIFAWLWFDELPMTDWELYQELKAVGVIAVPGSPFFPGLREDWPHKQQCLRISLTATDSEIEMAMERLAKVVKKVYAK; from the coding sequence ATGTCTCAGGCACCTCTGTTATCGAAATTTGGGACGCAGATGTCGCGTTTAACCGGCGTGCGGGCGATCATGAAAGACATCATCGATACCCTAAAAGCAGGGGCAGGCCAAGATTTTATTAACCTCAGTGCGGGCAATCCTGTAATTATTCCCGAAGTGGAACAGCTCTGGCGCGATTGCACCAATGATCTTCTTAATAGTCCGGAATATGGGGAAGTGGTTTGTCGCTACGGCTCATCCCAGGGCTATGAACCCCTCATTGAGGCGATCGCCACCGATTTTAACCAACGCTATGGCCTGAACTTAACGGGCGAAAATATTCTCATCACCCCCGGTTCCCAGTCCCTCTATTTCCTCGCGGCCAATGCCTTTGGTGGATATGATCATGTCGGCCAACTGAAATCGATCATTCTTCCCCTCAGCCCCGACTACACCGGCTATGGGGGCGTCAGTTTATACCCAGAGGCCATCCGCGCCTTTAAACCGAGTCTCGACATTGATCAGGTAAATCACCGCTTTAAATATCGCCCCGATTTTAGTCAGCTCAATATTGATGAAAATACGGGCTGTGTAATTTTCTCGCGCCCCTGTAATCCCACGGGAAATGTCCTCAGCGACGAAGAAGCCGAAAAGATTGCTGATCTGGCTGCCGTCCATGATGTGCCAGTATTTATTGATTCGGCCTATGCCCCGCCCTTTCCGGCCCTGAATTTCACGGAGATGAAACCCCTCTTTGGCGGTAACGTGATCCACTGCCTAAGTCTTTCTAAAGCGGGCTTGCCGGGAGAACGGGTAGGGATTGCCATTGGGGAACCGCGTTTTATCGGAGTTTTACAGGCCTTTTTAACCAATGCTTGCATTCATTCGTCGCGCTATGGTCAGGCGATCGCCGCCCGGGCGATCCAATCGGGAGCTTTGGCAAATATCGCCGAAACGGTGATCCGACCCTACTACCAAAACAAGATTCAAATCCTCGAAGCGGCCTTAGATCGGGCGATGCCTAAAGATGTGCCCTGGTATCTCCACCGAGGGGAAGGGGCGATTTTTGCTTGGTTGTGGTTTGATGAGTTGCCGATGACCGACTGGGAACTGTACCAAGAACTAAAAGCAGTGGGCGTGATTGCCGTGCCCGGCAGTCCCTTTTTCCCTGGTCTCCGGGAAGACTGGCCTCACAAGCAGCAATGTCTCCGCATTAGTTTGACAGCCACGGACAGTGAGATTGAAATGGCAATGGAACGATTAGCTAAGGTAGTTAAAAAAGTTTATGCGAAGTAA